In one Rattus rattus isolate New Zealand chromosome 16, Rrattus_CSIRO_v1, whole genome shotgun sequence genomic region, the following are encoded:
- the Zcchc8 gene encoding LOW QUALITY PROTEIN: zinc finger CCHC domain-containing protein 8 (The sequence of the model RefSeq protein was modified relative to this genomic sequence to represent the inferred CDS: inserted 3 bases in 2 codons), with the protein MAAGVDFGDLELFEAFDPQEESTPKPVHTRFKDDEEEEDDDDENGVGDAELQEQLRRCEETIEQLRAENQELKRKLNILTRPSGILVSNTKIDGPLLQILFMNNAISKQYHQEIEEFVSNLVKRFEEQQKNDVEKTSFSLLPQPSSVTLEEDHKVEESCAIKNNKEAFSVVGSVLYFTNFCLDKLGQPLLNENPQLTEGWEIPKYQQVFSHIVSLEGQEMQVKAKRPKPHCFNCGSEEHQMKECPMPRNAAXISEKRKEYMDACGQXDSQSFQQRYHAEEVEERFGRFKPGVISEELQDALGVTDKSLPPFIYRMRQLGYPPGWLKEAELETSGLALYDGNDDADGETETGEIQNKNVTYDLSKLVNYPGFNISTPRGIPDEWRMFGSIPMQACQQKDVFASYLNSNIQSPSVRSSSKRSSSQSSPNSPKKQRKEGSAAASPADMELDSDIEIPPGSQSSKAFQFQPPLPPGTPPPLPQGTPPPLFTPPLPKGTPPLTPSDSPQPRPTASGVDEDALTLEELEEQQRQIWAALQQAEGANSDSDVPMDTPLTGNSVASSPCPNEFDLPVPEGRALEKPVLAEPQGPAASVDTAGPEPSCSPAAEAAVLSQKEEGVSAEGDPGDALLDNGGVLNISNGGNHLDTRPPTASKTHSPVPDMSKFAHGITPFEFENMAESTGMYLRIRNLLKNSPRNQQKNKKTSE; encoded by the exons ATGGCGGCCGGTGTGGATTTTGGCGACCTAGAGCTATTCGAGGCGTTTGATCCTcaagaggagtcgaccccgaagCCCGTTCACACCCGCTTCAAGGACGACGAGGaggaagaagacgacgacgatgAGAATGGGGTGGGCGACGCGGAGCTGCAGGAGCAGCTTCGGCGCTGTGAGGAAACCATCGAGCAACTCCGCGCCGAGA ATCAAGAACTTAAAAGAAAGTTGAACATTCTGACAAGACCCAG TGGCATACTGGTGAGCAATACTAAGATAGATGGACCGTTATTACAAATTCTCTTTATGAACAATGCTATTTCAAA GCAATACCACCAAGAAATAGAGGAGTTTGTATCAAACTTAGTAAAACGATTTGAGGAACAGCAAAAAAATGACGTGGAAAAGACTTCCTTCAGCCTTTTACCCCAG CCATCCAGTGTTACGTTGGAAGAGGACCATAAAGTGGAAGAATCATGTGCCATTAAAAACAACAAGGAAGCTTTTAGT GTTGTAGGAAGTGTCCTGTATTTTACTAATTTTTGCCTTGATAAATTGGGGCAACCGCTACTAAATGAAAACCCTCAGCTTACGGAAGGATGGGAAATCCCCAA GTACCAGCAAGTCTTCAGCCACATTGTTTCTCTAGAAGGGCAAGAAATGCAAGTAAAGGCGAAAAG GCCGAAGCCTCACTGTTTCAACTGTGGTTCTGAAGAGCATCAGATGAAGGAGTGCCCAATG CCTCGGAATGCTGC GAtaagtgagaaaagaaaggagtaCATGGACGCCTGTGGGC GTGACAGTCAGAGTTTCCAGCAGCGCTATCATGCggaagaagtagaagagagaTTTGGGAGATTCAAGCCAGGAGTTATTAG tgAGGAACTTCAAGATGCACTGGGTGTGACAGACAAGAGTCTTCCCCCTTTCATCTACCGGATGCGCCAGCTGGGCTACCCACCAGGCTGGCTCAAGGAGGCTGAATTGGAGACTTCAGGACTTGCACTCTATGATGGAAATG ATGATGCTGATGGGgaaacagaaactggagaaatacagaataaaaatgtcaCTTATGATCTCTCAAAATTGGTAAACTATCCAGGTTTTAACATATCTACTCCCAGAGGTATTCCAGAT GAATGGAGAATGTTCGGTTCCATACCAATGCAGGCGTGTCAACAGAAGGACGTGTTTGCCAGTTACCTTAATTCTAACATCCAGTCG CCGAGCGTGAGGTCGAGCAGCAAGCGGTCTTCCTCGCAGTCCAGCCCTAACAGTCCAAAGAAGCAGCGGAAGGAGGGCAGCGCAGCAGCCTCCCCTGCTGACATGGAGCTTGACTCGG ATATAGAGATTCCACCTGGTTCTCAGAGCAGCAAAGCATTTCAGTTTCAACCACCATTGCCTCCTGGCACACCTCCTCCTCTGCCACAGGGAACACCTCCACCTCTCTTCACTCCTCCACTCCCTAAGGGAACCCCGCCACTGACTCCCAGTGACTCTCCCCAGCCTCGACCCACGGCCTCAGGCGTGGATGAGGATGCCCTGACACTGGAGGAGCTTGAAGAGCAGCAGAGGCAGATCTGGGCAGCCCTCCAGCAGGCCGAGGGAGCGAACAGTGACTCGGATGTTCCCATGGACACACCTTTAACTGGAAATTCAGTGGCCTCCTCCCCTTGTCCAAACGAGTTTGACCTCCCTGTCCCAGAAGGAAGGGCCCTGGAAAAGCCAGTGCTGGCTGAGCCCCAGGGGCCAGCTGCTTCTGTGGACACAGCTGGACCTGAGCCTTCCTGCAGCCCAGCAGCCGAGGCAGCAGTGCTCTCTCAGAAAGAAGAGGGGGTCTCCGCAGAGGGGGACCCTGGAGATGCTCTTCTTGACAATGGCGGTGTGTTGAACATTAGCAACGGAGGCAACCATTTGGACACCCGGCCTCCGACAGCCTCAAAAACCCATAGCCCAGTACCTGACATGAGCAAGTTTGCTCATGGAATAACACCCTTTGAGTTTGAGAACATGGCTGAATCCACTGGAATGTACCTCAGGATAAGAAACCTGTTAAAGAATTCACCTCGAAATCAGCAGAAAAACAAGAAGACTTCTGAGTGA